A portion of the Streptomyces erythrochromogenes genome contains these proteins:
- a CDS encoding xanthine dehydrogenase small subunit, with protein MVAARITVNGKETRISPAPAHTTVLDFLRERGLTGTKEGCAEGECGACSVLVARPGVDKPTDWVAVNACLVPVAALDGQEVVTSEGLAGADASGTPAVLHPVQEEMAVRGGSQCGFCTPGFICSMASEYYRPDRCAHADPADGSGSGSGSEHGPNGFDLHALSGNLCRCTGYRPIRDAAYAVGMPAEDDPLARRREQSPPEPAATAYTQDDSAFLRPGTLADAVRLLRERPDAVVVAGSTDWGVEVNIRSRRAHCVVAVDRLPELRALHVGSDHIEIGAAQTLTEIERRLDGAVPLLAELFPQFASRLIRNSATLGGNLGTGSPIGDSPPVLLALEASLVLADADGEREVPLCDYFTGYRQSVRRPGELIRAVRVPLPLSPVTAFHKIAKRRFDDISSVAVAFALDIEDGTVRKARIGLGGIAATPIRALATEAALEGEPWTERTAEAAARVLRAEGTPMDDHRASAGYRTAMLGQSLLKLYARTTEAVPS; from the coding sequence ATGGTAGCGGCGCGGATCACGGTCAATGGGAAAGAAACACGGATCTCACCGGCACCGGCCCACACCACGGTGCTCGATTTCCTCCGCGAGCGGGGTCTGACCGGTACCAAGGAGGGCTGTGCCGAGGGTGAGTGCGGCGCCTGCTCCGTCCTGGTGGCCCGTCCCGGGGTGGACAAGCCCACCGACTGGGTGGCGGTCAACGCCTGTCTGGTCCCGGTAGCGGCGCTCGACGGCCAGGAGGTCGTCACCTCCGAAGGCCTCGCCGGCGCCGATGCGTCCGGCACGCCGGCCGTGCTGCACCCCGTACAGGAGGAGATGGCCGTCCGCGGCGGCTCCCAATGCGGCTTCTGCACACCGGGGTTCATCTGCAGCATGGCCTCCGAGTACTACCGGCCCGACCGCTGCGCGCACGCCGACCCGGCCGACGGCTCCGGCTCCGGCTCCGGCTCCGAGCACGGTCCGAACGGTTTCGACCTGCACGCGCTGAGCGGGAACCTGTGCCGCTGCACCGGCTACCGCCCGATCCGCGACGCCGCGTACGCCGTCGGCATGCCCGCCGAGGACGACCCCCTGGCACGGCGCCGCGAGCAGTCCCCGCCCGAACCGGCCGCCACCGCGTACACGCAGGACGACAGCGCGTTCCTGCGGCCGGGCACCCTGGCCGACGCGGTGCGGCTGCTGCGCGAGCGGCCCGACGCGGTGGTCGTCGCCGGCAGCACCGACTGGGGCGTCGAAGTCAACATCCGCTCCCGCCGGGCGCATTGCGTGGTGGCGGTCGACCGGCTGCCCGAACTCCGCGCCCTGCACGTCGGATCCGACCACATCGAGATCGGGGCGGCGCAGACCCTCACGGAGATCGAACGCCGTCTCGACGGCGCCGTCCCACTGCTGGCGGAGCTGTTCCCGCAGTTCGCCTCCCGTCTGATCCGCAACAGCGCCACCCTCGGCGGCAACCTGGGTACCGGGTCCCCCATCGGCGACAGCCCGCCCGTACTGCTCGCACTGGAGGCGTCGTTGGTGCTCGCCGACGCCGACGGCGAACGCGAGGTCCCCCTCTGCGACTACTTCACCGGCTACCGGCAGAGCGTGCGCCGCCCCGGCGAGCTGATCCGAGCGGTGCGCGTCCCCCTGCCGTTGTCACCGGTCACGGCCTTCCACAAGATCGCCAAACGGCGGTTCGACGACATCTCCAGCGTCGCGGTCGCCTTCGCGCTCGACATCGAGGACGGGACCGTCCGCAAGGCGCGCATCGGCCTGGGCGGCATCGCCGCCACCCCGATCCGCGCCCTCGCCACCGAGGCCGCCCTGGAGGGCGAGCCCTGGACGGAGCGGACCGCCGAGGCCGCGGCCCGGGTGCTGCGGGCCGAGGGCACGCCGATGGACGACCACCGCGCCAGCGCCGGGTACCGCACCGCGATGCTGGGCCAGAGCCTGCTGAAGCTGTACGCGCGAACCACCGAGGCGGTGCCGTCATGA
- the xdhB gene encoding xanthine dehydrogenase molybdopterin binding subunit, translated as MSHLSERPEKPVVGLPLPHESAGLHVTGAALYTDDLVHRTKDVLHAHPVQVMKAHGTITALRTGPALAVPGVVRVLTGADVPGVNDAGMKHDEPLFPDTVMFHGHAVAWVLAETLEAARLGAAAVEVELDEKPSVITLREAMAAGSFHGARPVMESGDVDAGFEDSAHVFTGEFQFSDQEHFYLETHAALAHVDENGQMFVQSSTQHPSETQEIVAHVLGLHSHEVTVQCLRMGGGFGGKEMQPHGFAAIAALGARLTGRPVRVRLNRTQDLTMSGKRHGFHATWRIGFDAAGRIQALDATLTADGGWSLDLSEPVVARALCHIDNTYWIPNARVTGRIAKTNKVSNTAFRGFGGPQGMLVIEDIMGRCAPLLGLDPMELRERNFYRQGHSTPYGQRVLHPERISTVWRQVQDDARIGDRRAEIAAFNAAHPHTKRALAMTGIKFGISFNLTAFNQAGALVLVYKDGSVLINHGGTEMGQGLHTKMLQVAATTLGIPLHKVRLAPTRTDKVPNTSATAASAGADLNGAAVKNACEQIRERLLQVAGTQLGANASDVRIVDGVARVVGSDGELAWDDLVRTAYFQRVQLSAAGFYRTEGLHWDAKVFQGSPFKYFSYGAAAAEVEVDGFTGSYRIRRVDIVHDVGDSLSPMIDIGQVEGGFVQGAGWLTLEDLRWDAGDGPNRGRLLTQAASTYKLPSFSEMPEEFNVRLLENATEEGAVYGSKAVGEPPLMLAFSVREALRQAAAAFGPDGVSVELASPATPEAVYWAVESARAGGTPYGGRTPGGSGVPAEASVLSNA; from the coding sequence ATGAGCCATCTGTCCGAACGTCCCGAGAAGCCCGTCGTCGGCCTCCCCCTGCCGCACGAGAGCGCCGGCCTGCACGTCACCGGCGCCGCTCTCTACACCGACGACCTGGTCCACCGCACCAAGGACGTCCTGCACGCCCACCCGGTCCAGGTCATGAAGGCCCACGGCACGATCACCGCGCTGCGCACCGGGCCCGCGCTCGCCGTGCCCGGTGTGGTCCGCGTACTGACCGGGGCCGACGTGCCCGGCGTCAACGACGCCGGCATGAAGCACGACGAACCCCTGTTCCCCGACACTGTCATGTTCCACGGCCACGCCGTCGCCTGGGTGCTCGCCGAGACCCTGGAGGCGGCCCGGCTCGGTGCGGCGGCCGTCGAGGTGGAGCTCGACGAGAAGCCCTCCGTGATCACGTTGCGGGAGGCGATGGCGGCCGGGAGCTTCCACGGCGCCCGGCCCGTGATGGAGTCCGGCGACGTCGACGCCGGCTTCGAGGACTCCGCGCACGTGTTCACGGGCGAGTTCCAGTTCTCCGACCAGGAACACTTCTATCTCGAGACGCACGCGGCCCTGGCCCACGTCGACGAGAACGGGCAGATGTTCGTCCAGAGCAGCACCCAGCACCCCTCGGAGACGCAGGAGATCGTCGCGCACGTGCTCGGCCTGCACAGCCACGAGGTGACCGTGCAGTGCCTGCGCATGGGCGGCGGCTTCGGTGGCAAGGAGATGCAGCCCCACGGGTTCGCGGCCATCGCCGCGCTCGGCGCCAGGCTGACCGGCCGACCGGTCCGGGTACGGCTCAACCGGACCCAGGACCTGACCATGTCCGGCAAGCGCCACGGCTTCCACGCCACGTGGAGGATCGGCTTCGACGCCGCGGGCCGCATCCAGGCCCTCGACGCCACCCTGACCGCCGACGGCGGCTGGAGCCTGGACCTGTCCGAGCCCGTCGTGGCCCGCGCGCTGTGCCACATCGACAACACCTACTGGATCCCCAACGCACGGGTCACCGGCCGCATCGCCAAGACCAACAAGGTCTCCAACACCGCCTTCCGCGGCTTCGGCGGACCGCAGGGCATGCTGGTGATCGAGGACATCATGGGCCGGTGCGCGCCGCTGCTCGGCCTCGATCCCATGGAGCTGCGCGAACGCAACTTCTACCGGCAGGGCCACTCGACGCCGTACGGGCAGCGGGTCCTGCACCCCGAACGGATCTCCACCGTCTGGCGCCAGGTCCAGGACGACGCCCGCATCGGCGACCGCCGGGCCGAGATCGCGGCCTTCAACGCCGCGCACCCGCACACCAAGCGGGCGCTCGCGATGACCGGGATCAAGTTCGGGATCTCCTTCAACCTCACCGCCTTCAACCAGGCCGGCGCGCTGGTGCTGGTCTACAAGGACGGCTCCGTCCTGATCAACCACGGCGGCACCGAGATGGGGCAGGGCCTGCACACCAAGATGCTGCAGGTGGCCGCGACGACGCTGGGCATCCCGCTGCACAAGGTACGGCTGGCGCCGACCCGCACGGACAAGGTGCCCAACACCTCCGCCACCGCCGCCAGCGCCGGAGCGGACCTCAACGGCGCCGCGGTGAAGAACGCCTGCGAGCAGATCCGCGAGCGGCTGCTCCAGGTCGCCGGGACCCAACTGGGTGCGAACGCCTCGGACGTGCGCATCGTCGACGGCGTCGCGCGGGTCGTCGGCAGCGACGGGGAACTGGCCTGGGACGACCTGGTGCGCACCGCGTACTTCCAGCGGGTCCAGCTGTCGGCGGCCGGTTTCTACCGGACCGAGGGCCTGCACTGGGACGCGAAGGTGTTCCAGGGCTCGCCGTTCAAGTACTTCTCCTACGGCGCCGCCGCGGCCGAGGTGGAGGTGGACGGGTTCACCGGCTCGTACCGGATCCGGCGGGTGGACATCGTGCACGATGTCGGCGACAGCCTCTCCCCCATGATCGACATCGGCCAGGTCGAGGGGGGCTTCGTCCAAGGCGCGGGCTGGCTGACGCTGGAGGACCTGCGGTGGGACGCCGGCGACGGCCCGAACCGCGGCCGGCTGCTGACCCAGGCGGCCAGCACGTACAAGCTGCCGAGCTTCTCGGAGATGCCCGAGGAGTTCAACGTCAGGCTGCTGGAGAACGCCACGGAGGAGGGCGCGGTCTACGGGTCCAAGGCTGTGGGCGAGCCTCCGCTGATGCTGGCCTTCTCGGTACGGGAGGCGCTGCGGCAGGCCGCCGCGGCCTTCGGACCCGACGGGGTCAGCGTGGAACTCGCCTCCCCGGCGACGCCCGAGGCCGTGTACTGGGCGGTCGAGTCGGCCCGCGCGGGCGGCACACCGTACGGCGGGCGGACGCCCGGCGGCAGCGGGGTCCCCGCCGAGGCAAGTGTGTTGAGCAATGCCTGA
- a CDS encoding serine/threonine-protein kinase, with product MTPPLGLGGTTECDRSDLLPPGYRVGGWVVAEVIGSGGWATVYAARPAGGGPEEGRPDVALKIMPTAALAPRQARRIVESARREVELGRRLGHPRLIGFLETFVLCAPDRPALDGAIVLVMERAAASLRELVDAGVPEADRGRLIAEICEGLAHLHRSGWVHADLKPENVLLGADRSVRLSDFGLATELTGTHGYAPPMGTLDYLPPERWRAPLGELGVLVRPTADIWALGIVIHEVFSSGGSPFSGATPVARGAAVQEYGAGRAPLRMDHALPPFWRALAADCLAPTHAARAPHTADSLLARISAQQAAGAGAGAGAGRRPGRARAAVLATALCGIAGAALCADAVRAGPYAPSGPTGVPTGAVRVFNAERGCQERADRDAQCSLGLAVDPRKPYAPDNVVPTRVWHGDVLAAVCELADGRPIVDEEDRRSTRWFRIRLPAGSAPSAAWLPAVRTKDRPSLPGCEEASAGSRGGPAPGFPYEYPPVAAAGLRGIHRPVLDPGTRGNVTSTAPRS from the coding sequence ATGACACCGCCGCTCGGCCTGGGCGGTACGACGGAGTGCGACCGCTCGGACCTGCTGCCGCCCGGCTACCGGGTGGGAGGCTGGGTGGTCGCCGAGGTGATCGGGTCCGGAGGCTGGGCCACGGTCTACGCGGCGCGGCCGGCCGGTGGCGGCCCGGAGGAGGGACGCCCCGACGTCGCGCTCAAGATCATGCCGACCGCCGCCCTCGCACCGCGCCAAGCGCGCAGGATCGTGGAGTCCGCCCGCCGCGAGGTCGAACTCGGGCGCAGGCTGGGGCATCCTCGGCTGATCGGGTTCCTGGAGACCTTCGTGCTCTGCGCACCGGACCGGCCCGCCCTGGACGGCGCGATCGTGCTGGTCATGGAGAGGGCTGCGGCCAGCCTGCGGGAGCTCGTCGACGCCGGGGTGCCCGAGGCCGACCGCGGCCGACTGATCGCGGAGATCTGTGAGGGGCTCGCCCATCTCCACCGCTCGGGCTGGGTCCACGCCGATCTCAAGCCGGAGAACGTACTGCTGGGCGCGGACCGCTCCGTGCGGCTCTCGGACTTCGGACTCGCCACCGAGCTGACGGGGACGCACGGCTACGCGCCCCCCATGGGCACCCTGGACTACCTCCCGCCCGAGCGCTGGCGGGCGCCCCTCGGGGAACTCGGCGTACTGGTCCGGCCGACGGCCGACATCTGGGCCCTGGGCATCGTCATCCACGAGGTGTTCTCGTCCGGGGGCTCGCCGTTCTCCGGCGCCACCCCCGTGGCGCGGGGCGCGGCGGTCCAGGAGTACGGCGCGGGGCGCGCCCCGCTGCGCATGGACCACGCCCTGCCGCCGTTCTGGCGTGCTCTGGCCGCCGACTGCCTCGCCCCGACGCACGCGGCGCGGGCCCCGCACACCGCCGACAGCCTGCTCGCCCGCATCTCCGCGCAGCAGGCGGCCGGTGCGGGTGCCGGTGCGGGTGCGGGGAGGCGGCCGGGCCGGGCCCGTGCGGCCGTCCTGGCCACCGCGCTCTGCGGGATCGCCGGGGCTGCCCTGTGCGCGGACGCGGTGCGCGCGGGCCCGTACGCACCGTCCGGTCCTACGGGCGTGCCGACCGGCGCGGTACGCGTGTTCAACGCGGAACGGGGTTGTCAGGAGCGGGCCGACAGGGACGCGCAGTGCAGTCTGGGCCTGGCGGTCGATCCCCGGAAGCCGTACGCCCCGGACAACGTCGTACCGACCCGGGTGTGGCACGGCGACGTCCTCGCCGCCGTCTGCGAGCTCGCCGACGGGCGGCCCATCGTCGACGAGGAGGACAGGCGGTCCACCCGCTGGTTCCGCATCCGCCTCCCGGCCGGCTCCGCGCCCTCGGCGGCATGGCTCCCCGCCGTACGGACCAAGGACCGGCCGTCCCTGCCGGGGTGCGAGGAGGCCTCCGCCGGATCGCGGGGCGGGCCCGCCCCTGGCTTCCCCTACGAATATCCGCCGGTCGCGGCGGCCGGCCTTCGTGGAATCCACCGACCCGTGCTTGACCCAGGAACCCGTGGCAACGTAACTTCGACCGCACCCCGCTCGTGA